The Ptiloglossa arizonensis isolate GNS036 chromosome 2, iyPtiAriz1_principal, whole genome shotgun sequence sequence gatTAGCGACAATCAGTCTGAACTCCAAGAGTTAAGAACTTTTTGAGGTTAAAATAtgataaatttttcacattaaattgtgttaaatttttgaaatttaaagagaggaaacaaatgcaacagaaataataacaatagttctgaaaaaataatttgtaaacaaaaataatctattttttaaactaatgattgtaatatatttttatttgttttatatttcatttttaaccttataacaattatttgaaaaaaatatttttttttacattttcttattaCCATGTTGACATCGTTTTTACAAACTAAATATTACAGCATTGAGCATTAATATAAAGAATTTACGCAAAATTAAGGGACtggtttttaaaaatgaaaaataatcacTTATATATACTacatgaaaattaattcaaaatatttgaatgattatctgaataaaaatttattcaaataatctACAACTCTGATTAAGAAAAGTAGCTTAAATAGCTCTGAGCTTAAATAGCTCTATTGTTATATTGTTGAGATTTCAACGataatttgatattttaattgTAACGATACTACAATGTCAGCAAGTACATCTTACTAATATCAATGTATAAACCTATTTAAATCTCAATATTACGATTGAGCAATTACGTAATATTACGATTGAGATTTTATATGTATCAGTATTAATGAGTATGCCAGTATTAATGATAGTGATGTGATTGATATGATTAGACATCAATGATGCTTAAACAATTCGATACCAAAGTACTTTAAAAGGAACTATTAAAAGGTATCAAAATTTCTGGTACTTGTTATTAATTTTTGGTACCAATACTTTTGTAATGAATACTTGAACAATACACAATATCGTGTGATATAGAGTAGGCATTGCTACTAATGTaagtgtattaaaaataaagaacaaaaTCTAATCAATATGAAACAGCTGCGCTGCTCAAAAAAACCTTTATAACTAATTGTAAACTATAAAACTATATAATTCTTAAAACATTGAATGCATTTTTATGTTCTCTAAAGGTCCACTGCTTTGGTGCATACATAAACTTAATGATACTATCAATTAAGCATCAAATGGGTATCAATACTTTTAAAGTATTATGATGCTGTTTGATATTGGATTATAATTTGTAGATTGATATTGATAGTATTGATTCGTATCATTCCTATCATGAATGAATTATACGAGTCATTCATGCTCAATCTACAGAATGAAATTTAGCCCAAGTTCGTTGCCGCAATTCCATTAGAACGGCACTAGGTTTCCCCACTCGCTTTCTGTTCTTTAACTTCATCATAACCAGACACGTGATATCTTTCTAGGAACGGACGTAACCATCCACCCGCATTTATGTTCTTTGCGCCTTAAATTTAGATTTCGAGGTCGCTAGAACATTCTATAAACTTCAACTGGTTGCACTGGTCTGGCGTCAGCTTTGAATCAGCTACACTGGTTGTAGCGTTAATTTCGAATCCGCCATCCGCCCACTGATCTACCATGTTACTATAGAACACTATGTCAGGATCACATGCATAAACGACGTTCTATAGTAACCGTTCTTTTTGATTATACTCGTTTTATCAATACAAAGAAATACTAGTAacctagatataattttaaaatactagAGAACTAAGAAAATATAATGTTCTTCATGTTTGATTTTTGAAACCATTTAAATTGTCTTTCATACATTTATTTGTATCttcatattttgtatttctagTGACTTAATCTCCTTTCTTGTTAGAAccataacatttttatattttgaaatgtATACACACAACAAAATAACTGTACTTATCACTACTATATTgtagataaatttattttaattcttacTTTTTCTAAATTTAGATTGGTATCTTTTTATTcgtacatgtatatgtatatgtatatgtatatgttctCATATactaatgtatatgtatatgtatatgttctCATATactaatgtatatgtatatgttctCATATactaatgtatatgtatatgtatataaatagaaGATAtgacaatattttattttcaatataaatattgtttgtttgtttattgtttttttaaaaCTTATATTAatgatgtattttttatttactttgtaaGTACATGTTCTCAAATTAATTGTTATTTCTGAGAATTAAAGTGTTAAAAAAAGATGCTTGATTAATATCGTAATATTTGCTTGTTTTATTTCACACACAAGCACTTctatcaattattttaatatttatgtagAGGGACAAGAACTGGCTGATTGGATTACTTTATCACTTGTGAGAAAACTAATTTAACCAATTAAACTATCCAGACTGTCAATGACTTCTCTCTTAATGTTCATAACATACAATGATTACTGCTTGAAGTATTATAGAATATAAAAACGACATAAAAATGATCACGTTTTTACCTGCAATTGTATACTTCATTTCACAATGCGTGATTgatgtatattttaaattatatatataaaacagaTGTGACATGTTTTAGAATGAATAAAACATTACATTTacaatgaataatttttcaGGAAATGGGGTGGTAATACATCTACCGGGTCTTTTTGAAGAATTGGAAAGCAATGAAGCAAAAGGCTTAAAAAATTGGCAGGAACGATTAGTAATTTCTGATCGTGCACACATGGTTTTTGATTTTCATCAACAAGTTGATGGCCTTCAAGAATTAGAAAAAGGTACTCAATCTCTTGGCACTACTAAGAAAGGAATTGGGCCAACATACTCGAGTAAAGCTGCCAGAAATGGACTTCGAATTGGTGATCTTCTTGGAAACTTTGATAAATTCTCACAAAAATTTGAGACGCTGGTGACATCGTATCAGAAAATGTTCCCCACGCTTCAAGTTGATGTAAAATCAGAACTTCAACGGTATAAAGAGTgcgtatttctatatttttggaACAGAACATAAAATTGAATTGAagtaataacatttttattaagtCTTAAAAACCTTAAAATGTCCTTGATCTCTTCAATTACAAACCAATTATGTACACAAGGTGCCCTCCCTTTTAATAAAACAGTGTTGTCTCAACACCTTTTATACTTATTTTAACCTaaactttatatttttcttacattATTTGTGTAGAaaacattattaaaaattttaaagaaacataTGATTTTACACCTTTATTTCTGACATGTTGCCTTTTGGTGTTTCATCTAAGCATCTGCATATAGAAGATCCATATTTCCATTTAAATGAATGGTAATTTTTCTGAGcaagatatttttaaaacattaattGTGTCTAAAATTGTTTATGACAATCAATTTTTGAaccctttttattattattactttgttATTATAGGGTATATGTTTATTTGTTTAAGTAATTTCTGTTACGAATTACagacatttatttaattacgaCAATATCTTTATTCTGTTCTCAGATATGCGGAAAGAATACGACCACTAGTAAAAGAAACAGTTCAGTATTTGCATCAAGCATTACGTGAGGGAAAAAAAGTGTTAGTCGAAGGTGCAAATGCTGCAATGTTAGACATAGATTTTGGAACATATCCTTACGTTACTAGCTCGAACTGTAGTATAGGTGGAGTTTGTACTGGACTTGGAATTCCACCATCATACATTGGAGAAGTTGTTGGAGTTGTCAAAGCATATACTACAAGAGTAGGAGATGGACCATTTCCTACAGaactgttagatgcaacaggtgaTCTTTTACAAAAAAGAGGACATGAATTTGGAGTTACAACAAATAGAAAAAGGCGTTGTGGTTGGTTAGATTTAACCCTTTTGAAATTTACTGCAATGGTGAATGGGTAAGAAATATTTGATGAATTAGAAGTTTAAAGCCTGTCtatacttataaataaatttaaaaaatattgtagatTATTAGTATTGATTgtttaattttgttcatttcaggTATACATCAATATGCCTGACAAAATTAGATATTCTAGATACACTTCCAAAAATCCAAATTGGTGTAGGATATCGGTTAAATGATAAAGAAATTGATTATTTTCCAAGTAGTACTTCTGATTTAGGAAAAGTGACAGTAATATATGAAACTATCAATGGTTGGCAGTCAACAACAGAAGGTGTACGTTCATTAGAAAAATTGCCATCTAATGCTAGAAAGTATATACAACTAATAGAAGAACATCTTAATATACCAGGTAATATTTCA is a genomic window containing:
- the Adss gene encoding adenylosuccinate synthetase; this encodes MQRSVQQANGDGVLASPRKKQRLSSVSTKVTVVLGAQWGDEGKGKVVDMLAMDADVVCRCQGGSNAGHTVVVDGAEFHFHLLPSGIINSRCTSLIGNGVVIHLPGLFEELESNEAKGLKNWQERLVISDRAHMVFDFHQQVDGLQELEKGTQSLGTTKKGIGPTYSSKAARNGLRIGDLLGNFDKFSQKFETLVTSYQKMFPTLQVDVKSELQRYKEYAERIRPLVKETVQYLHQALREGKKVLVEGANAAMLDIDFGTYPYVTSSNCSIGGVCTGLGIPPSYIGEVVGVVKAYTTRVGDGPFPTELLDATGDLLQKRGHEFGVTTNRKRRCGWLDLTLLKFTAMVNGYTSICLTKLDILDTLPKIQIGVGYRLNDKEIDYFPSSTSDLGKVTVIYETINGWQSTTEGVRSLEKLPSNARKYIQLIEEHLNIPVKWIGVGAGRESVITL